DNA from Arthrobacter sp. SLBN-112:
AGGTGATTGCGTCCGGGCTGGTCCCCATGAGGTCATGGGCGCCGCGGTTTATCCAGCGGGTGTCACCCTGCGAGGTCAATTCCCGGACGCTGCTCCGGTCCAGGGCCAGGATTCCCGTGAGGTCCCAGCCGGACAGGGCAAAGACGCCGGGCTGCAGGGCGTTGTACATGGCCAGGAGCAGGTGGACGTCCCGGATCTGTGCTTCCTGTTCCGCGGTGGTGGCGGACGGGTCCTTGATGCCCAGCGCAGCCATGATGAAGCTGACCGAGGTGCAGGCAATGCCGTTGGTGGTGAAGACGGCGTTGTATGGCCCGTTCTCGCCGGTCAGCCGCTCGCGCATGGTCTGCTGGATCTGTTCGGCCAGCTGGGCGCCGGTGAGTTCCTCGCCGTTGAGCTCGAACATCTCGTCCCGGTGCCCGGCGGCGAAGTGCAGGAGCTCGTAGGTGAGTTCGTCATGGTTCTGCAGTGCATGCACCAGCGAGGCCTGGTCCACGCCGATCTCCAGGGACAGGCGGAGGGTCAGCCGCAGGAACTCGGTATCGGCCGTGATCAGGGCGTAATGGTACGCCGGCCGGGTAATGAAGTCGTAGGACAGGTCCGGGCCTGCTTCGGAGGTTGCCTTGATGTCATCAATGGTCAGGTTCAGCTCCTGGAAGGAGAACCCGCCAACTTTGCGGATCATGGACCCGATGAGCTGGTTGGCGGCCTCGGACAGCGGGTGTCCTTCGGACCAGCCGGGCTGCTCCTCGGCGCTCTTCTCCACGCCCAGGAAGCCGTTGGCATCAAGGCGCAGCGCCCCGGTGCCCAGGTCCACCAGCGAATGCAGGGCATCGCCCACTACCAGGCGCATTCCCGCGAAGGTGGGATCCAGCCAGTTGATGGAGGGCTGGCCTGCCTTGAAGTAGTGCAGGTAGACCCAGCGGCGGGTCTTCCCGGCCGTGTCCACGATCGGCCTGGTAGCGCTCCAGTTGGTTTCCTTCACCCCGGGTTCGTAGAAGATGACCCGCTGCAGCCGGCCGATGATGTAGCCGGCCTTCTGCAGTGCCTGCTCCGAGTCGGGGCTGAGGTTGACCGAGTCGGCCCCCTCGGGGACGTCCGGAAGCAGGTGCCAGTCCTCTTCCGGAATGTCCACCATGTGGTAGATGCCGGGGTAGTCCCGGAAATTCATCTCGGCCAGGCGGAAGTCCGCGCCCTTGCCGGTATGGCCCGGGACGATGTCGTCGATGACCGTGCCGTCATGCTCAGCAGCCACCTCGCACATCCGGCGGAACTCCTCCTCCGTGCCGAAGACCGGGTCGATCGCCATGCTGATGCGGTCGAAGTGCCCGTCCACGCTGGGCGTGTGGGACCAGCCGCTGATGCCGCCGGCGAGCTTTACGGGTCCGGTGTGGATCCCGCGGATGCCGATCTCACGGAACGCTTTCCACATGGTCGGATCACCCAGGGCGGAAAGGAATGACTGGCCGGTGGGGGTGATGAAGGACAGCGGGTAGGCGGTGAACCATACGGAGGCACGGTCGACGGCGGCCCGCGGGTTGGGATGGGCGTACGAGTTTTGCCACATGCTGGCCTGGCCGGACAGCTGCCGTGCCAAAGTATTGGCGTCGCCGAGCATGGCCTGGTTGCGGAGCCAGTCCACGTAGGCCGCGTTCCGCCCGTCGAACTCGAAGGACGGCCTGCTGCCTACGAACTGGCGCCGGCGTGCGATGGGCCGCAGCGCCTTTGGCCTGGCTGCGAAGAACTGCTCGTCGAAATTGACGTCCAGTTCCGCTGACGGCTCCGCAGCGCCCGCTTCCACTTCCCCGTTGCCTGCGGCTGCATCCGCTTCCGAAGTGTTCCCGCTGGTGCCCGGCTCCCGCATAAGCTCCTCTTTCCATTGCTCGTTTCCGTGCTGGCATGGATGCTCAAAAGACCCCTTGCCCAAGGAAAGGTACCCAGGGCAACAGGGAGTATTCGGCGTTCCCTCTCCCGATGCTACTGCGCAGCGGGGGCGGTGGGAGGGACAAACGTGCCCGGGCTAATGGATGCTTTGCCCGATCTCCCGGCCAATCTGCTGGAGGAGGGCGGCGGAGAGCCGGGGGTCCTTGCCTACCTATGCCCGCCCCGTACCGCGAATCCCCCTGTCCCCCTTGTTTCGCCGAGTTTGCCCACTAAGGCCGCCGCCGGTCGTATTCTTAGAACAAAGGTTTTGCAGTGGGCCGAAGTGCTGATAGCAGGGCTGAAGCATGGCCGCTGAACCCATGGGGCAGGTTGGCTGGGGACCGCTTCCAGTTACCCCGGAGCCGGTTTTCGACAGCAAGGACGTTGAAGACTACCTCCGGGATGTGACCCGCGATTTCATGGCGGGCATCAAAGGTGAGCGCCGCAGCATCAGCTGGGCGGCCACCCTCTTCCGCCTGGGCAAGGCTCACACCCTCGCGGCCAGCACTGAGCAGGCACTTGAGGCGGACCGCGAACAATGCTCGTTCGCCGATGGGCCGGTCATGGAAGCCATGCGGACCGGGGAGTTCGTCCTGGTGTCGGACCTGAGCCGGGACCGCCGCTGGCCCGGGTATTCCAGCGCCGCCGCCGGCCACGGCGTGCAGTCCCTGCTCTCTGTCCCCATCCTCACCGAAGGCGGGAGCAGTGCCGGCATCAACCTTTACGCGCCGTCCCCCCATACCTTCACCAGCGATGACCTGGTACTCAGCCAAAGCTATGCCCGTGAGGTGGCGCGTGCCCTGCGTGTTGTGGTCCGGGTGGCCGAGCGCGCGGAAGCGACGGCGGGCCTCGCCGTCGTCCAAAGCTCCCTGGTCCTGGTGGACCTCGCTGTGCGCAGCCTGATGAACGAATACGGACTCACCCGGGAGGGCGCGCTGCGGTTCCTGCAGACGCAGGCGCTGCACCATGAACTGGATCTCCGGGACGCGGCATTGAACGTTGTGGCCCCCACGGGGATGGGCCCAGGGGCCGGGCAGCCTTCGGGGCTGCGGCAGGAAACGTACGACGGCGTGGCGGAGCTGCCGCGGCCGTCGTCGGCGGGGCGGGACTTTCCAACCGGAACGTCGCCCCGCAAGGACGCTGCGGCGGGGAAGGAACCCCCGCCCGCTGCGGAAGGGAGGACGGCATGACCATCGAGAAACAGGAACTGCGCTCCATCGCGGACGGAGCGGACCGGCACCCCTGGCACCGGTTCGTTGCCCTGGGGGACTCCTACACGGAGGGAATTGGCGACCCTGAACCGCACAGCCTGGGCGGGCTTCGGGGCTGGGCTGACCGGGTGGCGGAGGAACTGGCCGACAGCCAACCGGACTTCGCCTATGCCAACCTGGCCATCCGCGGCATGCTGCTGCGGCAGATCCTCGACGGGCAGCTGGAACAGGCCCTGGAGCTGAAGCCCGACCTGATTGCCATGTCCGGCGGTGGCAACGACATCGTGTTCCGCCACGGCGACCCGGACAAACTGGCGGAAAAGATTGACGAGGCCGTGGGGATCCTGGCTGCCACGGGCGCCACAGTGCTGCTGTATGCCGGTCCGGACTGGGGGAACACTCCGGTGTTCGGCAAGGTCCGCGGCCGTGTGGCGATCTACAACGAGCATCTCCACAGGATCGGGGCCCGGCACCACGCCATCATGGTTGACCTCTGGTGCCTCCCGGAGCTGCAGCATGCGCTGATGTGGGATCCGGACCGGCTGCACCTGTCCCCGCTGGGCCACCACTCGGTGGCCGTGGCCACCCTCACCGCCCTGGGCGTACCGCACACGCTCAAGCCGTCCCAGCCCCGGCCACTTCCCGTCCACGGGTGGACGCAGGCCCGGGCCGAAGACCTGGTCTGGGCGAAGCAGTACTTCGTACCGTGGGTGCTGAAACAGATGCGGCCCCACCAGATGAATGGACTGGCAGCGAAGCGGCCGCTGCCGGGCCCGGTGTTCGGCCTGGGCCGTCCCGGGCCCTTCCCGCCCGGCCATCCGGCCGTCGGGACGTCCGTGCCCGGCGCCACCTATGTGGTGCCTGGAACGGACCCGGAATTGGGAACCGGCAGCGCGGCTTAGCGCTTCCTGGGGGAACGCTTCGCCGCGGCCTTCATGGCGGCCTTGGCCGCGGGCGGCAGTACGCCCTGCTCCGTTTCGGGTTCGGCCACCGTTCCGCGTGCCTTCGCGATGGCCTTCATGCCGTGGTAGATCACCAGGGCGGCAGCCGAACCCAGGGCAATGCCCGTGAACTTCAGGTCGCCGATGGTCCAGGTGTAGTCCGCGATGCCGATGATCAGGGCCACCGCGGCAGTGGTCAGGTTGACCGGGTTGGAGAAGTTCACCTTGTTCTGTACCCAGATCTTCACGCCCAGGATGCCGATCATGCCGTACAGCATGGTGGCTGCACCGCCCAGCACGCCTGCCGGGACGGTGGCGATCAGCTCGCCGAACTTCGGCGAGAAGCTGAGCAGGATGGCGAACATGCCCGCCACCCAGTAGGCCGCCGTCGAATACACCTTGGTGGCTGCCATGACGCCGATGTTCTCCGCATACGTGGTGGTGCCGGACCCGCCGCCCAGGCCGGCCAGGACCGTGGCGGCGCCGTCGGCCATCAGAGCGCGCCCGGAGACGCCGTCGAGGTTCTGCCCGGTCATGGCGGCAACGGACTTCACGTGGCCGATGTTCTCTGCCACGAGCACCAGGACCACCGGGACAAACAGGCCCAGGACGCCGATGTGGAACTCCGGGGTCTGGAAATGTGGCAGGCCTACCCAGGCTGCGGCGTCCATCTTGTCGTACTTCACTTCGCCGCGGAGCATGGCCACCAGGTAGCCCACCACCACGCCCACCAGGATGCTGAGCCGGCCCAGGATCCCGCGGAACAGGACGCTGACCAGGATGATGGTGACCAGTGTGATGAGGGCGGTGATCGGGGCGGCGTCGAAATTCTGCTTGGCGGCGGGGGCCAGGTTCAGGCCGATCAGGGCCACGATCGCCCCGGTGACGATGGGCGGCATCAGCCGGTTGATCCAGCCCGCGCCGAACTTCTGCACCACCGCACCCACCAGGGCCAGGGTGGCGCCGGCCAGCACTACGCCGCCCAGGGCGCCGGGGATGCCGAACTGCGCCTGCGATGCGGTGATGGGGGCGATGAACGCAAAGCTCGAGCCCAGGTAGCTGGGCACCCGGCCCTTGGTGATTACCAGGAACAGCAGCGTCCCGATCCCCGAGAAAAACAGCGTGGTGGCCGGCGGCATCCCGGTAATGATGGGCACCAGGAAGGTGGCGCCGAACATGGCCACCACGTGCTGCATGCCCACGCCAATAGTCAGGGGCCACGCCAACCGCTCATCCGGGGCCACCACCTGCCCGGGCTTGATTGTTTTGCCGGTGCCGTGCAGCTTCCATTTGATTCCGAGCATGCTCATGGGAAGGAATGCCTTTCAGGGGGTGCCGCGAGGGGGCAAAGAATAACTCGCTCCAGAATACCGCCAAGTATTTGCGCCGGGCGGCTGTGGCCAAGGTCACCCGGCGTCACGGGAAGAGGGGGAAAGCAGTTGAAGTTGCAACTATGGAAAGCATCAGAGGCCACCCCGGCAGGCGGGCGGCGCAGCGAAAGGTAAGCCAATGACCATTGCCCACGAAGAAGCGGTTATCGATTCGGCAGCCGTGGACGCCGTCTTCGCCCAGGCCCGCACCGCCAACTCCTTTACCGGCGAGGTGACTGAGGAACAGGCCCAGGCCATCTACGAACTCACCAAGTTCGGTCCCACCGCGTTCAACTCCCAGCCGCTGCGCGTCACCTACGTCCGCTCGCCCGAGGCCCGCGCCACCCTGGTGGACGCACTGTCCCGCGGCAACCAGGCCAAGACGGCCTCGGCTCCGCTCGTGGCCATCCTCAGCTACGACACCGACTGGGCCGGAAAGTGGGACGAATTCCTTCCCGGCTACAACGCCCCCAAGGCCATGTACGACGCCGACCCGTCACTCGCCGCCGCCACGGGCAACAACAACGCCCACCTGCAGGCCGGCTACTTCATCCTGGCCGTCCGCTCGCTCGGTTTCGCCGCCGGCCCCATGACCGGCGCTGACTTCGCCGCGATCGATGCCGCCTTCTTCCCGGCCGGCGACCAGAAGAGCTTCCTGGTAGTCAACATCGGCCAGCCGGCCGAGGGCGCCTGGGGCGAGGCAAAGCCCAAGTTCTCCTACGATGAGGCTGTCCGCACCGTCTAACGCTTCCCCTGATGCTCCATCACTTACGGTCCCTATTCGCCTGAATGGGAACCATAAGTGATGGAGCATCTGTGCTTAAAGCCGGCGGGTGGGAGACTGGGCGTATGCCCGTGCGGAACCTCATCTTTGTGGCCTTCGTGGAACCGGCTGCTGCCGGCCAGGTTTTTCCGCGGACGGAGTGGCCGCTGCACATCACCCTGGTGAGGTTCGACGCCGCCACCACAGATGGTGCCGATGCCGCCGACAGCATCGCCGGGCTCGCTGCGCCGCATGCCGAAGCAGCCCTTGGGACCCCGCTGGTGGTGGGGGAGGAAGCGGGGTTCGGGCGCAACGGCTCCGTCCCGGTCAACCTCATCAAGCCGCAACCGGACCTCCAAAGGCTGCACGAGCACCTCGTCGAGGCAGTCGGCGCCCTCGGCGGCAGGATTCTGACACCGGCGCACACGCGCGCGGGCTACCGGGCCCATGTTTCACACCACGGCAGCAAGCGCCTCCACCCAGGGGACGCCGTCGTGCTTGACCGCGTCGCCCTGGTGGACATGGCTCCCGGCGGGGACCACACCACCAGGCGTGTCCTCCGGCTGTGGAGCCAAGATCTCCGGGAGCGGGGCTAGGCGATGACGCTGTCCACCAGTGCCTTGGCCTCCGCCTGCACCTGCTTCAGGTGCTCTTCGCCCTTGAAGGACTCGGCGTAAATCTTGTACACATCCTCGGTTCCGGAGGGGCGGGCCGCGAACCAGGCGTTCTCGGTGACCACCTTCAGGCCGCCGATGGCCGCGCCGTTGCCGGGTGCCTCGGTGAGCTTGGCGGTGATCGTCTCGCCGGCCAGTTCCGTTGCCGTGACATCCGACGGCGACAGCTTGCCAAGTGCGGCCTTCTGCTCCCGGGTGGCGGCGGCGTCGATCCGGGCGTAGACGGGGGCGCCGAACTGGTCCGTCAGTCCCTTGTACAGCTGGGACGGGGAGTTGCCGGTGACCGCCGTGATCTCCGAGGCCAGCAGTGCCAGCAGGATGCCGTCCTTGTCCGTGGTCCAGACGCTGCCGTCCAGCTTATTGAAGGAGGCACCCGCGGATTCCTCGCCGCCGAACGCGCCTTCACCGGAGAGCAGGCCGGGCACGAACCACTTGAAGCCAACAGGAACCTCAACAAGCTTGCGGCCCAGGCTCTCGGCCACACGGTCGATGATTGAGGAGGACACCAGGGTCTTGCCGATCACCGAGGCAGGGTTCCAGCCGCTGCGGTTGCGGTAGAGGTAGTCGATGGCGACGGCAAGGTAGTGGTTGGGGTTCATCAGCCCGCCGTCCGGGGTGACAATGCCGTGGCGGTCAGCGTCGGCGTCGTTGCCGGTGGCCACATCGAAGGCGGGCTGGCCGGAGGCTGCGGCGTCGGACATCCGCTGGATCAGCGAGGCCATGGCCGACGGCGAGGAGCAGTCCATGCGGATCTTCTCGTCCCAGTCCAGGGTCATGAAGGCCCACTGCGGGTCCACGGTCGGATTCACCACGGTGAGGTCCAGGTGGTGGCGCTCACCGATTTCGCCCCAGTAGTCCACGGACGCGCCGCCCATGGGGTCGGCTCCGATCCGGACACCGGCGTTGCGGATGGCGTCCAGGTTCAGGACGGACGGAAGGTCGTCCACATAGCTGCTCAGGAAGTCGAACTTGCCGGTGGTGTCCGCGGCCTGGGCGTCAGCCAGCGGGATCCGCTTCACGCCGCGCAGGCCGTTTTCCAGGAGTTCGTTGGCCCGGTTGGCGATCCACCCGGTGGCGTCCGAGTCCGCCGGGCCGCCGTGTGGGGGGTTGTACTTGAAGCCGCCGTCGCCGGGCGGGTTGTGGCTGGGGGTCACCACGATGCCGTCGGCCTGCGGGGCTCCGGGCGCCGCCTTCCGGTTGTAGGTCAGGATGGCGTGGCTCAAAGCCGGGGTGGGGGTGTAGCCGTGCCTCGCGTCAACGAGGACCTGGACGCCGTTGGCGGCGAGCACCTCCAGGGCGGAATTCTGTGCGGGCTCGCTCAGTGCGTGGGTGTCCTTGGCCAGGAACAGGGGGCCGGTGACGCCCTGCGCGGCCCGGTATTCCACGATTGCCTGGGTGATGGCCACGATGTGCTGTTCGTTAAACGACGCCTTGAGGCTGGATCCCCGGTGCCCCGAGGTGCCAAACACCACGCGCTGGCCGGGATCACCCAGGTCCGGCGCAATGTCGTAATACGCGTCAAGGAGCGCAGTGATGTCAACAAGGTCCTGGGGTTGGGCAACTGTGCCCGCGCGGCTAGCCATGGCTCCAGCATGCCAGAAGCTGGCAGGAGTCCAAACGACCCGCCCAAAATCCGGACCCTGTGACACGCCATGACGCCATCAACCAAGTAGTCCACCTGAGTACCCGGCCGGAAAGTACCTATATACCGGGCCTTCGGCGCCCTGCTACCTTTCAAAAAATTCCAGGAAAACAACCGAATGAAACGGACGACGGCGGGCCGCCGCCGTGGTCCGTCCGGCAAGGAAACGGGGACGTCCAATGGGGGCAGGAGACGGGGCAGCGGAGCAGTCCAGGCTGGCTGCCGAGCGCGTTGCGAGGCTGAAGCACCAGCTCGACCAGGCGGAGCGTTCCACGAAGGCGTGGGACGCCGGCGCGGTAGGCGAGCGGGTGGTGGCCGAGAAGCTCAGTGAACTGGTCCCGCGTGGTTGGTACGTGCTCCACGACGTCCACTGGCCGGGGCGGCCCAAAGCGAACCTCGACCACGTCCTGGTGGGCCCCGGCGGTGTGGTGGTGGTCGATTCAAAGAACTGGACCGGCGAAGTGCGGGTGGCGTCCGGGGTGCTGTGGCAGGGTCGGTTTGCGCGCACCCAGGCCGTGGAAGGCGCCCTGGCCCAGTGTGCTGCCGTGGCCTCGGTCCTGGCTCCGCCGCACCGCCGGTTGGTGCGGCCACTCATCTGCATGTCCGCGCAGCCTGATCTTTTCGGGGTGACGGACTCTGATGTTGCCGTTGCGGGTTCGCAGCGGGTAGTCGGCGCCATCGAGTCGCTGCCGGCCGTGCTCGACCAGCAAACTGTCGTGGGCCTGTACGCGCATCTGGGCCAGCAGCTCACCCATGAGCAGGAGCCTGGCATCACGGCCCTGCGCAGCGTGCGGCCGGGTACCGTGGTGCGTCCCGCAGGAGCATTGCCGCCCGCCGGCCCTGCGGCACGTCCGCGGGAGGATTCCGGATCCGGGGAGGGGGCGGGCCGGAGCCAAAGCGCGGCGCGGCACCCCGCGGGCCGTGCCCTTCCTCCGGGAGGAACGAAGCCAGGGCAACCCACACGGCAGAGGGCGGGAACGCGGGCAGGGGCGTCGGCAGGATCGGCACACCGCGGACGGAACGGCAAGGCCCAGCAGCATGGCGGTACCAGCGGAGGGAAGCTTGCCCTGCTGGCAGCCTTCGTCATTTTTGCCGTCTATATCCTGCCCTACTTGGGCCGTTAGCCTCGGCAGCATCGCCCGGCAGCAGCCGCCCTTTGGCTGCCGTGCGGACTGCAGCGGTCATCCGGTTGAGCCGGTCTGAATCGAGGGTCCAGGCCTGCCAATAGAGTGCCACATCCTGGTGTTCGGCATCCTCGAGCCGGACCAAGGCGCCGGATTCCAGCTCATCCGTCAGCTGGAGTTCCGGAATCATTCCCCAGCCCAGGCCGGCTTTGACCGCCGCGAGGAACCCCTGGGACGAAGGGACGGTGTGCGTGGGAGGGGGCTTCCGCAGGGGCTTTCCGGTGAGCAGCTGCTGCTGCAGGTTGTCCTTCGTGTTGAATTTCAGGACGGGCATTGCGGCCCAGTCCACGCCCCCGGAGGCGGAGAACCGGCGGCGAAGCGCCGGAGTGGCTACCGGGACGTACCGCATGGAGCCCAACAGTTCCACCCTGCATCCGCTGACCGGGACGGGATCCGACGTCACCGCGCCCATGACCTCGCCCTCGCGCAGCAGTTGGCTGCTGTAGCCCTGGTCCTCAACATGGAGATCGAGGGCAGAGTCCTCCCATCCGGCGGCCTGGTGCAGGACGGGGACAAACCAGGTGGCCAGCGAGTCCGCGTTGACGGCCACCGGCAGGTGCGCCCGGGCGGCGCTGCCGGAGCCCAGCGCCGCCGACGTCTCCGCCTCCAGCACCTGGACCTGGCGGGCCATCCGCAGCAGCAGCGCGCCGGCATCGGTGGCAGTGCAGGGCAACCTCCTGCGCACCAGCACCTGGCCTACCGAAGCTTCGAGGGCCTTGATCCGCTGGCTTACCGCGGAGGGCGTGATCCGAAGCAGGTCCGCGGCTGCCTCAAACGTTCCTTCGTCAATAACAGCCACCAAGGCTTTCAGATGCTCCAGGTTCATGAAGATATTCTAATGACTCCACACAATCCTTTATTTGCCTACAGTAAGAGGAAAACCTACCGTCATAGCTATGTGGACTGCAGGGATAACGGGAATGCTCACCGGGATGGCGCTGATCGTGGCGATTGGGGCCCAGAATGCCTTCGTGCTCCGCCAGGGCATCCGGCGGGAGCACGTCGGGGCGGTGGTTGCTGTCTGCATGGCCGGCGACGCCGTGCTGATCGTGGGCGGCACGGCGGGCATCGGGGCCCTGGTCACCCGGTTCCCCGAGGCCCTGGAAGTGCTGCGCTGGGCCGGAGCGGCCTACCTTCTGTGGTTCGCGGTACGGTCCTTCATGGCAGCGGCGAAACCCTCGGCCCTGGCTGAACAGGCGCCCAGGTCGAAGAATTCGGTGATTGCCACCACGGCGGCCCTGACCTTCCTGAACCCGCATGTCTACCTGGACACCGTGGTGCTGGTGGGCAGCCTTGCCAACCAGCAGGGCCCCGACCTGCGGTGGATCTTTGCAGCAGGCGCGGTCACCGGAAGTGTGGTGTGGTTCTCCGCCTTGGGGTATGGGGCAAGGGCGCTGGCGGGGGTGCTGAGCAGCACCCGCACCTGGCGCTGGATTGATGCCGCCATCGGCGTGCTGATGCTGATCCTGGCGGTCCGCCTGGTCCTGCACTGAAGTAGGCTGGAGCCAGATTCACAGGGGAGAAACCATGAGTAACCAGCCATCCCAGGGACCTGACTACCAGCGTGACGGTTCGCCGTGGCCCAGCTACCAGCCCCCGCCCCAATATGGGCAGTCCCAGCCTGGGCCGGGGTCCAGCTATGGCCAGCCGCAGCACAACCAAGGCCAGTACAGCCAGCCTCAGTACTTTGGCCAGCAGTCCTACTACGGCCGGCCGGTGGAAGCGAAGACCCTGAGCATCGCGAGCATGGTCTGCGGCATTGCGTCGGTCCTCATGGGCTGGCTGCTGCTTCCGCAGTTTGCCGCCATCATCACCGGCCATCTGGCCCTCCGGCGCGAACCCTCCGGCAGAGGAATGTCCATCACCGGCCTGGTGCTGGGCTACCTGTGCCTGCTGGGCTACGGAGCCATCTGGCTCCTGCTCATCATCGGCCTGGCCGTCGCCGGCACCGTCGGTTCGAATACCGGCACTTTCTAGCCTGCCCGCCCAAGGAAGCGGCGACGGCGGCCCGGGCACCTCTGCGACACGGGCACCCAGGCGCGGACCGCCGTCGTGCCTTATCCCTTCACGGCCGCCACGGCCGGCACGTGGATGACGACGTCGAATCGATAGCCAGAGCGTCAGGCCTGGACCCGTGCACAAAAGTCCCCTCCGGATGGACTATTCCCCTGCGTATTACAGGGGGACTGGTCCATAAGGCGGGGAGTTGCCTCCAGCGGGAGTGGTATGGGGGCGCCTAGCGGAGCAGTTCCACGTCCGAGACAAGCTCGATGTGCGCCAGCATGGCACTCGCGGCCGCCTCCGGATCCTGGACGCGGACGGCATCGGCGATTTTCCGGTGCGAAGCCAAGGACTGCTCCGGCCGGCCGGGCTGGCCCAGGGACTCCATCCGGGTTTCCAGGATCATCTCGGCAATGAAGGCCATCAACTGTGCCAGGACAGAGGAGTGTGCCGCCGCGGTGATGGCCTGGTGGAACAGTTCGTCGCCGTGGGTGCCGCGGTCGCCGTCGTTGATTTCCTTTGCCATGATGTCCAAGGCGTTATCGATGGCGGCGAGGTCCTGATCGGTCCGGCGTTCCGCGGCGAGGGCGGCAAGCTTTACTTCCAGGGTGCTGCGCGCTTCCACGATCTCCGGCAGCCGGCTCTGGTGCTCGCGCAGGCCCTTGATGACCGATGCGACGCTGGGCCGCCGGGCCAGGACCGCGCCGGTGCCGTGCTGGACGTCTATGACGCCAAGGACCTCCAAGGCCACCAGGGCCTGTGCGAGTGTTGCGCGGGAGACCCCCAGCCGTTCGGCAAGGTCGCGTTCCGCCGGCAGGAGATCCCCGGGGCGAAGCTGGGCCGACTCGATGTAGGTGAGGATCTGCTCCACCAGCTGCTCATACAGCCGTGGCCGTGTGACGCGTTCCAGGCCCAGCCGTGCTGTCTTCTCCACAAAGCCCTCCCTTGGGTCGTACGGAACAGAATACCTCCTGGTTCTATTGACAGATAGACTCACTGTCTAAGAGGCTAGTCCAGTGAGCCAGTAACTCACGTCACATTCTTCTTTCCCCCAACGGAGGACCAACGATGTCCGCTCCTGTCTTATCGATCATCATCCTCGCGGCGATGTTCCTGCTCGCTACCGTCCTGCCCCTCAACATGGGCGCGCTCGCCTTCGTGGGCGCGTTCCTGCTTGGCGCCGTGGTGCTGGGCATGTCCACCAACGAGATCCTGGCCAACTTCCCGGGCGGCCTCTTC
Protein-coding regions in this window:
- the treS gene encoding maltose alpha-D-glucosyltransferase; protein product: MREPGTSGNTSEADAAAGNGEVEAGAAEPSAELDVNFDEQFFAARPKALRPIARRRQFVGSRPSFEFDGRNAAYVDWLRNQAMLGDANTLARQLSGQASMWQNSYAHPNPRAAVDRASVWFTAYPLSFITPTGQSFLSALGDPTMWKAFREIGIRGIHTGPVKLAGGISGWSHTPSVDGHFDRISMAIDPVFGTEEEFRRMCEVAAEHDGTVIDDIVPGHTGKGADFRLAEMNFRDYPGIYHMVDIPEEDWHLLPDVPEGADSVNLSPDSEQALQKAGYIIGRLQRVIFYEPGVKETNWSATRPIVDTAGKTRRWVYLHYFKAGQPSINWLDPTFAGMRLVVGDALHSLVDLGTGALRLDANGFLGVEKSAEEQPGWSEGHPLSEAANQLIGSMIRKVGGFSFQELNLTIDDIKATSEAGPDLSYDFITRPAYHYALITADTEFLRLTLRLSLEIGVDQASLVHALQNHDELTYELLHFAAGHRDEMFELNGEELTGAQLAEQIQQTMRERLTGENGPYNAVFTTNGIACTSVSFIMAALGIKDPSATTAEQEAQIRDVHLLLAMYNALQPGVFALSGWDLTGILALDRSSVRELTSQGDTRWINRGAHDLMGTSPDAITSSSGMPRARSLYGPLPDQLKDPESFARRLQRILTVREENGIATGTLLDVPDVSNRSALVLVNRLTDGTLQVTALNFSGQDIAGSIQSNELPSGANVKDLFSGETVGQVDDLHSFFLELPAYGGTALILTEAPEPEAEA
- a CDS encoding GAF domain-containing protein — protein: MAAEPMGQVGWGPLPVTPEPVFDSKDVEDYLRDVTRDFMAGIKGERRSISWAATLFRLGKAHTLAASTEQALEADREQCSFADGPVMEAMRTGEFVLVSDLSRDRRWPGYSSAAAGHGVQSLLSVPILTEGGSSAGINLYAPSPHTFTSDDLVLSQSYAREVARALRVVVRVAERAEATAGLAVVQSSLVLVDLAVRSLMNEYGLTREGALRFLQTQALHHELDLRDAALNVVAPTGMGPGAGQPSGLRQETYDGVAELPRPSSAGRDFPTGTSPRKDAAAGKEPPPAAEGRTA
- a CDS encoding SGNH/GDSL hydrolase family protein; translated protein: MTIEKQELRSIADGADRHPWHRFVALGDSYTEGIGDPEPHSLGGLRGWADRVAEELADSQPDFAYANLAIRGMLLRQILDGQLEQALELKPDLIAMSGGGNDIVFRHGDPDKLAEKIDEAVGILAATGATVLLYAGPDWGNTPVFGKVRGRVAIYNEHLHRIGARHHAIMVDLWCLPELQHALMWDPDRLHLSPLGHHSVAVATLTALGVPHTLKPSQPRPLPVHGWTQARAEDLVWAKQYFVPWVLKQMRPHQMNGLAAKRPLPGPVFGLGRPGPFPPGHPAVGTSVPGATYVVPGTDPELGTGSAA
- a CDS encoding uracil-xanthine permease family protein, with protein sequence MSMLGIKWKLHGTGKTIKPGQVVAPDERLAWPLTIGVGMQHVVAMFGATFLVPIITGMPPATTLFFSGIGTLLFLVITKGRVPSYLGSSFAFIAPITASQAQFGIPGALGGVVLAGATLALVGAVVQKFGAGWINRLMPPIVTGAIVALIGLNLAPAAKQNFDAAPITALITLVTIILVSVLFRGILGRLSILVGVVVGYLVAMLRGEVKYDKMDAAAWVGLPHFQTPEFHIGVLGLFVPVVLVLVAENIGHVKSVAAMTGQNLDGVSGRALMADGAATVLAGLGGGSGTTTYAENIGVMAATKVYSTAAYWVAGMFAILLSFSPKFGELIATVPAGVLGGAATMLYGMIGILGVKIWVQNKVNFSNPVNLTTAAVALIIGIADYTWTIGDLKFTGIALGSAAALVIYHGMKAIAKARGTVAEPETEQGVLPPAAKAAMKAAAKRSPRKR
- a CDS encoding malonic semialdehyde reductase — encoded protein: MTIAHEEAVIDSAAVDAVFAQARTANSFTGEVTEEQAQAIYELTKFGPTAFNSQPLRVTYVRSPEARATLVDALSRGNQAKTASAPLVAILSYDTDWAGKWDEFLPGYNAPKAMYDADPSLAAATGNNNAHLQAGYFILAVRSLGFAAGPMTGADFAAIDAAFFPAGDQKSFLVVNIGQPAEGAWGEAKPKFSYDEAVRTV
- a CDS encoding 2'-5' RNA ligase family protein, with amino-acid sequence MPVRNLIFVAFVEPAAAGQVFPRTEWPLHITLVRFDAATTDGADAADSIAGLAAPHAEAALGTPLVVGEEAGFGRNGSVPVNLIKPQPDLQRLHEHLVEAVGALGGRILTPAHTRAGYRAHVSHHGSKRLHPGDAVVLDRVALVDMAPGGDHTTRRVLRLWSQDLRERG